From the genome of Amylibacter sp. IMCC11727:
TGACGGTTTTTTCGTGTGTGTGACAAAATTACCCAATAAAATCAAAATGTTAGATATGTGCAGATTCGCAAACTAATTTGCGAGTCAACAGATAAGAGTCGTTGTTGTGTGCGGGAAACTGTTGGTATCACAGTTCAGTGATTCATCGCTGAGATAAGAATCAATAATTAAAACCCGTCGTGCTGGAGCGCCCTGAAAGATGATCAACCAAGTTTCGGAAGTTGGACCACAGGAAACTTGGGATGCTCTGAAAGAGACCCCAGATGCGGTGATGGTGGATGTGCGGACACAGGCCGAATGGTCGTTCGTTGGTCTGCCAGACCTGACCGAGTTGGGCAAAGAGCCACTTTTGAACCAGTGGGCCACTTTGCCTGGAATGCAACAAAACACATCCTTTCTGGATGATTTAACACGCCAATTGGATGGGGCTGCTCCGTCCAAAATATTTTTTATGTGTCGATCTGGTGTCCGCTCTTTGTCAGCGGCGCATTTGGTGGCGGAGGCCTTTGCTGCAAATGGCCAAAGCGTTGAATGCGTAAACATCATCGGTGGGTTCGAAGGTGACTTGGACCAATCCCGCCACAGAGGAAATGTAAACGGCTGGAAAAATAGTGGATTGCCTTGGCGGCAGTCTTAAAGATTTTGGGGACAGTATGACAATTGAAGTTTGGGGATCTGTTCAAGATCGGCTGCGCAAGGACTTGGGCGCGGACGCATTTAAGAACTGGATTGAGCCACTAAAATTCGAAGGCCTTGAAGGCTCTGTCGCGCGATTCCATGCGCCGACAGGATTCTTGGGCAATTGGGTTTCACGCAATTATTCCGATAAAATCCAAACGCTGTTTGCAGAGTTTGGAGCGGCTGTTGCGCGTGTTGAATTTTCGTCGGGTTTGGCCAAAGCGGCCCCTGCGGCGGATAAGAAACCTGTGCAGCCTGTGCAGAAAGTTCAGAGCACTGGGTCTGCTGATTTGCCAGGCGCGCCGCTGGACAAGCGGTTCACGTTCGATAATTTCGTTGTGGGCAAGCCAAACGAGCTGGCGCATGCGGCGGCCCGACGTGTGTCTGAAGGTGGCCCTGTTACGTTTAACCCGTTGTTCCTGTATGGTGGCGTTGGTTTGGGGAAAACCCATTTGATGCACGCGATTGCATGGGATGCGAAGCGCCGTAATCCAGATGCGCGGGTTCTTTATCTGTCTGCGGAACAGTTCATGTACCGTTTCGTGCAGGCGTTGCGGTTTAAGGACACTATGAGCTTTAAGGAATTGTTCCGATCCGTTGACTTGTTGATGGTGGATGATGTGCAATTCATTGCGGGCAAGGACAGCACGCAAGACGAGTTTTTCCACACGTTCAATGCGCTGGTGGATCAGAACAAACAGATCGTGATTTCTGCGGACCGTGCGCCCGGTGAAATTGACGGCTTGGAAGAGCGGATCAAGTCACGCCTTCAGTGGGGGTTGGTCGTGGACCTGCACCCGACGGATTACGAATTGCGTCTTGGGATTTTGCAAACAAAGGCGGAGATGCAAGCCGCCCATTATCCCGAAGTGAAGATCGCGGATGGGGTGATGGAGTTCCTTGCACATCGGATTTCCACCAATGTGCGGGTTCTGGAAGGGGCGCTGACGCGGCTGTATGCTTTTGCATCGCTTGTGGGGCGTGAAGTAACGTTGGATGTGGCGCAGGAATGTCTGGCAGACATTTTGCGGGCATCGGATCGCAAAGTTACGGTGGATGAGATCATTCGCAAAGTGGCGGATCATTATAACATTCGCATGACAGATATCCTATCGCCGAAACGGGCACGGGCGGTGGCAAGACCCCGTCAGGTTGGGATGTTCTTGGCCAAGACTCTGACGTCCAAATCATTGCCTGAAATCGGTCGTCGGTTTGGCGGGCGGGACCACACAACGGTGATCCATGCGGTGAAAAAGATCGAAGAGTTACGCTCTGTCGATAATCAGATCGCAGAAGATGTGGAATTGCTGCGCCGTATGCTGGAAGCGTAAAGCGGCCGCAGGATTGATTTAGCAGGCGTATCGGAAACGATGCGCCTGTTTTATTTTGTCTTGATCACGCGCGCGATGCGTTTGCCGATTTCACGGCTGCCTTTGATGGATGGGTGGATCATGTCCGCGCCGTGAAAGCTGCGGTCTCCGTGCGGTACAAGATCGCGAACGGAGACATGGAACACGCCAGAATCGGTTTTGGCAAAGGCCTTCATGCGGCGTTCCAATTCATCCCCTTCATTGCGGCAGTGTTCGATGGGTGATCCGGCCCCGGGGCTGCGAAGATAGCCCACATAAATCACCTTTGCCCCCGTTTTGCGGATCTTTTTAATCAGTTTCGGGATAGCGCCTGCGCCATTGCCGTTTTTCGCGGCGAGTTTGTTGAGTTTGCGATCACAGCGTGAACAGCCACAGCCCAACCAAAGATCATTGCCGCCACCGTTCATGATGACCCAATCCCAATCACCTTTGCGGTATTGTTTGCCGATGTTGAGCCCTAAGCTGCCCGTGATGGGAAGGTTATAAATAATCCGTGCGCCCAGAACGGAGTTGTCTTTCACCTGCATGCCTTTGGCCCGTTCCACGTAATTGGACACGGCGCGCCCTGAAATGCGGTGTGCTGCCAACATAGAATCGCCAATGGCCAAGATGCGCGGCTGTTTATCCTGCGCCGCGATTGGCGTGCTGGTAAAAGCAACCATAGCAATGAAAAGCGTGGCATGAAGACGTTTGAACATAAGAAACCCGAAATTGGTTAAGTGAATTTAAGTTTCATCTGTATTAGTGAAAAATTTGTGACGACATCAAAGAAAATTACGCATTTCTAAAATTCCACCAATTTGTGTGGATTTATAGCACTGAAGACCGCTTTGGCTTGACCCTCGCGCCCCTCCCATGCTTTGTGAAACAGAACTTGTATTCGAGGCCATTTGGCGTAGAGTCTGCGGCCCACGCAGCACCATAGGCAACCCAAGGAGCGGGACATGAAAGTCAGTATCGAACGCAGCGCATTGCTCAAGGCTATGTCGCAGGCTCAATCGGTTGTGGAGCGGCGCAATACGATCCCAATTCTGGCCAATGTCCTGATCGAAGCGGAAGGATCATCCGTCAGTTTCCGCGCCACGGATTTGGATATCGAAGTGGTGGATAAAACCCCTGCCATGGTAGAGCGTGCGGGTGCGACAACGGTTGGCGCACACACGTTGCATGAAATCGTTCGCAAACTGCCAGATGGGGCGATGGTTGAATTGGTGGATGATGGCGCATCTGGGCGTTTGGATGTGATCGCTGGGCGGTCCAACTTTAGCCTCGCGACACTGCCTAAAGAAGATTTCCCTGTGATGGCGTCGTCTGAATACGATTGTAATTTCAGTGCGAACTCTGCGGTGTTGCGGCGTTTGTTTGATAAGTCAAAGTTTGCGATTTCTACTGAAGAAACACGGTATTATCTGAACGGTGTTTACATGCACGCGGCAGATGGGGATGGCGGGCAAAAACTGCGCTGTGTGGCGACAGATGGCCACCGTTTGGCACGCATTGATGCGGATTTGCCGTCGGGTGCTGATGGGTTGCCAGGTGTGATTGTGCCGCGCAAAACGGTTGGCGAGCTGCGCAAATTATTGGAAGACGATGATGCGGATATCGCCGTGTCTGTGTCTGAAACCAAGGTGCGGTTTGCAACGCCAGAAATCACGCTGACATCTAAGGTGATTGACGGGTCTTTCCCTGATTACACACGGGTTATTCCGCAAGGCAACACGCGCCGTTTGGAAGTGGACGCGGCGGAATTTGCCAAAGCAGTGGATCGGGTATCAACCGTGTCCAGCGAACGGTCTCGGGCCGTTAAATTGGCACTGGATGAGGATCGTTTGGTTCTGTCCGTGAACGCACCAGACAGCGGTGCAGCGGAAGAAGAACTGGCAGTTGCTTACGGGGATGAACGGCTGGAAATCGGGTTTAACGCGAAATACCTGTTGGAAATTGCAGGCCAAGTGGACCGTGAAAACGCGGTGTTCATGTTCAATTCTTCGGGCGATCCAACTCTGATGCGCGAAGGCAACGACGAAAGCGCTGTTTACGTCGTGATGCCGATGCGGGTGTAACGGATTTGGCGGCTCCGTCACTGGCGCTGCAAAGCCTGACGCTTTCTCATTTTCGATCCCACAAGCGGACCGTTCTGGAAACAGACGGACGCCCTGTGGCGATTTATGGTGCGAATGGGGCAGGCAAAACCAATATTCTGGAAGCAATTTCGATGCTGTCGCCTGGCCGTGGTTTGCGCGGGGCGAAAGTGGATGAATTGGTGCGATCCCAAGAGGCCGTTGGCTGGAAGGTATCGGGTGTTTTGCAAAGTCTGAGCCAAGTTCACGAGGTGGAAACATCTTTTGATGGGACGGGCTCGCGCAAGGTTCTGATTGATGAGAAAACGGCTTCGCAAGCGGCGCTTGGTCGGATTGGGCGGGTGGTTTGGCTGGTTCCTGTGATGGATCGTTTGTGGGTTGAAGGGGCCGATGGGCGGCGGCGGTTTTTGGATCGGATGGCCATGAGCTTTCATCCGTCGCATGCAGAGGCATCGCTGACCTATGAGAAGGCGATGCGCGAACGCAATCGGATGCTGAAAGACGGGGTGCGTGACCCAAGCTGGTACAGCGCGGTAGAGGCGCAAATGGCCAAAGCAGGGGCGGTGATCCATAAAAACCGTCTAGAGGCGCTTGAGATGTTGGCGGCAGCGCAGGAACAGGCCGACACGGCGTTTCCTGCGGCGGAGTGTGCGTTGGTGCATGCAGAGGGAATCGAAATGCCCGCAAGTGATGAAGATCTGGCGATGGCGTTTGCTGACAGTCGCCCGCGGGATTTGATGGCAGGGCGCACGTTGGTGGGACCACATCGCGCGGATTTGGAGGCGGTGTATTCCGCGAAGGGCGTGGCGGCGCGGAAATGTTCAACAGGGGAGCAGAAGGCGCTTTTGGTGTCGCTGATCCTTGCCAATGGGCGGGCGTTGGCCGCGGAGTTTGGTGCGCCACCGATTTACCTGCTGGACGAAGTGGCTGCGCATTTGGACGCGGATCGTCGCGCTGCGCTTTACGACGAAATTTGCGCGCTGGGCGCGCAGGCGTGGATGACGGGCACAGGGCCAGAATTGTTTGAGGATTTGGGCGACCGTGCCATGCGATTGGATGTAACAGAACACGCGGGTGTGTCATCTGTGGCCGTGGTTTGAGGAGAGAGTGATGGATGCACAACGGGTAACGATGGTGACGCTGGCTGTGGCAGATTTGAGCGTGTCGCGCACGTTTTACGAACAGCTTGGCTGGATTGAGGCCGAGGTTGGCAACGACGACATCGCGTTTTACAAATTGCGGGGGCTGTTTTTATCGCTGTATCGGCGGGAAAAATTGACCAGTGATATTGGCATGCCGATCAAAAAACGTGCCACGGGGGCGATCACGCTGGCTACGAACTATGCCTCACAAGCCGAGGTGGACGCGGCATTTCAGGCGGCGCTGGATGCGGGGGCCGTGGCGATTACGCAGCCAGAAGAGGTGTTCTGGGGCGGATATTCGGGCAACTTTGCCGATCCTGACGGGCACATGTGGGAAGTGGCGCACAACCCGTTTTGGTCGTTTGACGGTGATGGGTATTTAGTAGGGGAAGCGTGATGGATGCTGTATCCCCAGACATGCGCCGCATCATTGATGCGCGATTGGCTGACATCGCCAACGAAGACGAAGTCAAAATTCTGCTGGCCATTGAATCGGGGTCGCGGGCATGGGGCTTTCATTCACCAGACAGCGATTACGATGTGCGATTTATTTACGCGCGACCCGTGGATTGGCATTTGGGTTTGGAAAAGAAGCGGGACGTGGTGGAACGACCCATCGATGATGAGTTGGACTTTTCGGGATGGGATATCGGTAAAGCTCTGACGCTTGCCCTCGGATCAAATGCCGTAGTGGCGGAGTGGCTGCAATCACCCATTGTTTACGCAGCACATCCCGAGTTCATCAAAGATTTAACTGAATTTTGTGCGACCGTTTTGGATCGGAAATCGGTATCTTGGCATTATCTGTCATTGTATGCGCGGCAGGAAAAACGGGCGCGATTGGATGATGGGCAGATTCAGTTGAAGCGATATTTTTACATGATCCGCCCGA
Proteins encoded in this window:
- a CDS encoding rhodanese-like domain-containing protein, with amino-acid sequence MINQVSEVGPQETWDALKETPDAVMVDVRTQAEWSFVGLPDLTELGKEPLLNQWATLPGMQQNTSFLDDLTRQLDGAAPSKIFFMCRSGVRSLSAAHLVAEAFAANGQSVECVNIIGGFEGDLDQSRHRGNVNGWKNSGLPWRQS
- the dnaA gene encoding chromosomal replication initiator protein DnaA, coding for MTIEVWGSVQDRLRKDLGADAFKNWIEPLKFEGLEGSVARFHAPTGFLGNWVSRNYSDKIQTLFAEFGAAVARVEFSSGLAKAAPAADKKPVQPVQKVQSTGSADLPGAPLDKRFTFDNFVVGKPNELAHAAARRVSEGGPVTFNPLFLYGGVGLGKTHLMHAIAWDAKRRNPDARVLYLSAEQFMYRFVQALRFKDTMSFKELFRSVDLLMVDDVQFIAGKDSTQDEFFHTFNALVDQNKQIVISADRAPGEIDGLEERIKSRLQWGLVVDLHPTDYELRLGILQTKAEMQAAHYPEVKIADGVMEFLAHRISTNVRVLEGALTRLYAFASLVGREVTLDVAQECLADILRASDRKVTVDEIIRKVADHYNIRMTDILSPKRARAVARPRQVGMFLAKTLTSKSLPEIGRRFGGRDHTTVIHAVKKIEELRSVDNQIAEDVELLRRMLEA
- a CDS encoding SGNH/GDSL hydrolase family protein, with product MFKRLHATLFIAMVAFTSTPIAAQDKQPRILAIGDSMLAAHRISGRAVSNYVERAKGMQVKDNSVLGARIIYNLPITGSLGLNIGKQYRKGDWDWVIMNGGGNDLWLGCGCSRCDRKLNKLAAKNGNGAGAIPKLIKKIRKTGAKVIYVGYLRSPGAGSPIEHCRNEGDELERRMKAFAKTDSGVFHVSVRDLVPHGDRSFHGADMIHPSIKGSREIGKRIARVIKTK
- the dnaN gene encoding DNA polymerase III subunit beta; the protein is MKVSIERSALLKAMSQAQSVVERRNTIPILANVLIEAEGSSVSFRATDLDIEVVDKTPAMVERAGATTVGAHTLHEIVRKLPDGAMVELVDDGASGRLDVIAGRSNFSLATLPKEDFPVMASSEYDCNFSANSAVLRRLFDKSKFAISTEETRYYLNGVYMHAADGDGGQKLRCVATDGHRLARIDADLPSGADGLPGVIVPRKTVGELRKLLEDDDADIAVSVSETKVRFATPEITLTSKVIDGSFPDYTRVIPQGNTRRLEVDAAEFAKAVDRVSTVSSERSRAVKLALDEDRLVLSVNAPDSGAAEEELAVAYGDERLEIGFNAKYLLEIAGQVDRENAVFMFNSSGDPTLMREGNDESAVYVVMPMRV
- the recF gene encoding DNA replication/repair protein RecF, which gives rise to MAAPSLALQSLTLSHFRSHKRTVLETDGRPVAIYGANGAGKTNILEAISMLSPGRGLRGAKVDELVRSQEAVGWKVSGVLQSLSQVHEVETSFDGTGSRKVLIDEKTASQAALGRIGRVVWLVPVMDRLWVEGADGRRRFLDRMAMSFHPSHAEASLTYEKAMRERNRMLKDGVRDPSWYSAVEAQMAKAGAVIHKNRLEALEMLAAAQEQADTAFPAAECALVHAEGIEMPASDEDLAMAFADSRPRDLMAGRTLVGPHRADLEAVYSAKGVAARKCSTGEQKALLVSLILANGRALAAEFGAPPIYLLDEVAAHLDADRRAALYDEICALGAQAWMTGTGPELFEDLGDRAMRLDVTEHAGVSSVAVV
- a CDS encoding VOC family protein, yielding MDAQRVTMVTLAVADLSVSRTFYEQLGWIEAEVGNDDIAFYKLRGLFLSLYRREKLTSDIGMPIKKRATGAITLATNYASQAEVDAAFQAALDAGAVAITQPEEVFWGGYSGNFADPDGHMWEVAHNPFWSFDGDGYLVGEA
- a CDS encoding nucleotidyltransferase domain-containing protein; the encoded protein is MDAVSPDMRRIIDARLADIANEDEVKILLAIESGSRAWGFHSPDSDYDVRFIYARPVDWHLGLEKKRDVVERPIDDELDFSGWDIGKALTLALGSNAVVAEWLQSPIVYAAHPEFIKDLTEFCATVLDRKSVSWHYLSLYARQEKRARLDDGQIQLKRYFYMIRPILALRWMRITSAPMPPMDMANLCAGADLSFAQQDALDGLTEQKKAISERGQVGASVPILDELMREEESLTRAWLQSAEPNKAKPDHWAVASDLNRKYVRMAGI